The DNA segment AATAAGATGAAATATCAGGCAAGCTCATACTGCGCCTGAGCGTCACCTTTTGTGGCCTGTTCTTTAAGGTAGTCAATATAGAGTTGGGCTTGGGCCGCAAGCGGCATAAGAAGAAAGAGCAGCGCTATCTTTACGCTGTGCTTTTTCATGATCTTTATTTTAAGTTAAAGAGCTGTCTTTTTCTAGGCCGCGCATTGAAGGCATAGACGATAGCGTAGCAATTTTGCCTGATTGACCTGCATACCTCCGTATTCTTTCCTCCAGTGGTAATAAGTGTTTGCTGTTACTCCTATCTCTCTGCATATCTCCGGTACTTTCCTGCCTTGTGAGGAAAGTACTTCTGACTGACGCAGTAACCGAATTATCTGCTCTGGTGTATAACGTTTCCTACCCATCTTAGTTGCCTCCTATATAGGGTTTTCTCTCAAAAATCTAGCTTAACTTATGGACCTATTATAGGGGGGCAGGTCACTCAATATTTAACGGACCTTCTAGATATGAAGGGAAGTGACAATCTGTTCCAGGGTTCTCTTGTTCAAAAAGTCCTCATTTTCTTAAGGCTTAATACAATCTGACATAATTAACTACTCGTGGCACCCATCTTGCAAATTACTAAATAGGCGTCAATAAGTCTTGACTAGAGCTTATGATCCGAAATAAATTAAAGTGGAAACAAAGCTAATATGAATAAGATTGTAAAGATCAAAGATCGAGGTAGTGATAGTAATGCTGCTAAGCATTTCGACGACGGTAATTCCCTTATTCAGCACCATGCATAAAAATAGACTTTGCGAATTTCCCGCAGTTGCACAGTAAGGGACACTAAAGTGTAAAAATGAAAAAACCTTCAATCTTTACTATTGGCCATTCTACGCGGCAAATAGATGTATTCATAAGGTTGTTGCAGACGTACGGCGTTAAAGTAGTGGTCGATGTGAGGACTATACCCAAATCGCGCTATAACCCACAATTTAATGAGAGTGATCTTAAGCTGTCTTTACGACAAGCACATATACGCTATAAGCATCTAAAAAAACTCGGAGGGCTACGTCACACAATAAAAGATTCTATAAACCTCGGCTGGCGCAATGCCTCATTCAGAGGGTATGCCGACTACATGACAACCGTAGAATTTAAAGAAGGGTTGGAAGCCCTCATGAAAATCGCAGGGGCGAGAGTTACGACGATCATGTGCGCTGAAGCTGTGCCATGGCGTTGCCACCGTTCACTTATCGCCGATGCACTTGTTAAAAAAGGCTGGATTGTGCGGGATATTTTGAGCAATACTTCGACGTTAAAACACCGACTAACACCATTTTTGAAAATAAAGAAGGGACAGCTCTTCTATCCCGTGCCAAAAAAATGATTCGTTACAGATACAAACAACCGATCATACTTTTCGTGGGCATTAATCCTCATTTCGGATCATTTGATCGAGGACTGCCATTTTCCAATAATAAGTTATTTTGGTATCTTCTTTCAGATGCGGGAATTATCCAGGAAAAAAGAGATGAGCTCCGGTATGACGAATCGTTAAAGCGAATGTATGAAAAGAAGTTCAATACCGTCTATAGATTAGGGTTCATAAATATTATCAATCGACCCACGCGCGATATTTCCAGGCTTAAGAAAGGCGAAGAGTTGCTTGGGCGCAAGAAAATCTCTCGTATCATCAAAACAGAAATGCCGAAAGTAGTATGTTTTATAGGCAAAGTCACGTATGAAAAATATACGGGATCAAAAAATTTCACGTTTGGCTGGCAGGACCCCATTCATGAGGCAAAAGTCTTTGTCATGCACTTTCCCTTGCGCGGAGAAGCGGTGGTAAGAGTCCGAGAATTATGTGAAGTTAAGCGCGTTGCTCTTGTTTAACGCACAGTTACTTCTTATTATAACTATATGGAAGAGAATAAAAAGATATCTAAATTGCAACTCATTTCGTCTAAAGCGGAAGCGGGCAATGTACGGACATTCATATTTGAAGCGGGAAGTATCAATTGGGTTGCAGGACAGTATCAGGGATATATACTGACTCAAGCGGGCAAGACCGAAGCCGAGAATCAACGCTGGTTTACGATTGCCTCGGCACCGAGCGAGAGCATGATACATATATCGACACGCGTTTCTGACAGTGCATTTAAACAAGCCCTCGATGCGCTTGTACCGGGCGATATGATCCAGGCGCATAGCCTGGAAGGTGATTTCACATGGGAA comes from the Deltaproteobacteria bacterium genome and includes:
- a CDS encoding DUF488 domain-containing protein — translated: MKKPSIFTIGHSTRQIDVFIRLLQTYGVKVVVDVRTIPKSRYNPQFNESDLKLSLRQAHIRYKHLKKLGGLRHTIKDSINLGWRNASFRGYADYMTTVEFKEGLEALMKIAGARVTTIMCAEAVPWRCHRSLIADALVKKGWIVRDILSNTSTLKHRLTPFLKIKKGQLFYPVPKK
- a CDS encoding uracil-DNA glycosylase family protein; protein product: MIRYRYKQPIILFVGINPHFGSFDRGLPFSNNKLFWYLLSDAGIIQEKRDELRYDESLKRMYEKKFNTVYRLGFINIINRPTRDISRLKKGEELLGRKKISRIIKTEMPKVVCFIGKVTYEKYTGSKNFTFGWQDPIHEAKVFVMHFPLRGEAVVRVRELCEVKRVALV